Proteins from a genomic interval of Chloroherpetonaceae bacterium:
- the sprA gene encoding cell surface protein SprA, whose product MKQYLVRDIAYWVVCAVRRLVGRILQGGLAVLACALPLTNALAFHSCAAALLVLWLPSLFASSERHSAASAPAMPPKTATALPIDAVSLPDTNAERLVLDTTALPASLRMHVPDSLQQSPTFASSTDSLFALPFDSTARLEQFRYQRRDLPSPSLSEPFVSPLFLPQSAIKREVSLDSLGETITISETVGGYPVKPVLRVPFELYKKLRFEAALKQNFREISGRQFKLQSQDAFSEVIGKITKLQILVPGGESSFFATLFGPPTVSLQVAGNIDIRAGVELEDSKDPQRLAIGAGRRADPRFDQQVQMNLSGMIGDKLNIAADWNTQRPFEFENQLKLGYRGYEDDIVQSIEAGNVALTLPTSLIGSSQALFGIKAKAQLAGLGLTAVASQQRGRSDALSITGGAQETTINLQAWEYDALRHFFISNFYATNWDRAFSTQLPQINVPQDAEGRQLGRVEVWRLPEQGAQQFPERRTAVALFNYGDEPYDPRKLDDGVGFAFPRPRFYDVPESQSNAVLERFRNADTLETIPLSQGVVGDFVLLKENEDYTIDRRLGYITFRSPVNDGDAIAVAYQFTRQGAPPIQIGDFSNDPPRRRLILKLIKPAQLTSSNPGAWLLMLKNIYSLRAQNLSPENFSLKILYSVPGNIPPEQENLPVPGSGFLISLLGLDRFNPNNLPQSDQLFDFIPGLTIDPQRGLIIFPYLRPFEKQIREELRRLGRIDAAGNFINPADSNFIYREIYFEQQRPTASDAGTKNRYIIRAKFSGGIQNPLQIGFNVAQGSVRVSSNGRPLTEGADYTVDYQLGQVQILRPELLSPGANLRIDYERNDIILLAARTILGTRAEYVLSDNFKLGGTFLQYAERPLADKVRVGDEPIFNRIYGFDVQLKSEMPWLTKLIDDLPLLSTREPSELTLNAEFAQVLPGTPSELQTPLDPDGVSFIDDFEGSRQNLTLGLESNLWTLASPPAEVENPSLLQDSLRNGQRAYLSWYRLPQGDPRNVPTAVIFPNRRAAREEIQQRPFYLEYFPRQRGQYNFSLDFLRQAQTRRPDGAWAGIMRAFPQFVRNVQDANVEFIEFWFNYEPLVTGAGNDVGTLHLDLGVISEDVIPNARLNTEDGMPISSDPNGQNNNPNDIGTDSYGRFLINTSPARVNGVINTGDLGTEDVGLDGIPDELERQFHRAFIEGARDILGANSPAFQRLQADPASDNFFGADIRVLDRVANPEGNSSGQGALVGAKILPDTEDLNGNQTTDRQNSFYRYSIPINPAELRQGRGQFIVGGGERNGGWVQFRIPLNGFTKKVGAIADFRNIAFARVWVDGFSQPARLGFATFDFVGSQWRRLDSLSAVASINVEENSTVYAIPPGAQRARNLQRPDQNILANEQSLVIIGRNIRRNELRGAFRNFALGGQGSGFNLNPYRRLRAFLHADARGIQYNPNDPLDPNNTQAVIRFGDDVEQNYYEYRIPIKPSPPVLVPELNSPDYERVARLVWPQENELDIDLQALAALKLRQRDTLRQITERLPNGHEIVIQGNPTLGNVRFFLVGIRNPSSHTIDSATIWINELRVSGYNQDAGWAIRANATLKLADVASLSAAFSRRTADFHPIDVRLNQLAAQNSTFDWALSGTLNLHKALPAEAGWSLPVSFSRSEQFSEPKFQPGQFDIQLQAAIDRAVADTLAKGATQEQAAAFGEELRRRAQAFTTSAQFSLPRIQKSRPSDFWLARLTIDRLAFGYNSTYTNSRSPVQDFNTTWSWSANLEYSLPISAEGNFYIEPLRFLEKVPLLDTYKDWRFYYLPQSITMSLSLQRSRSQFQNRGQLPSIPNTIFIATRTLGIDYSKITETFGMRYASSIGSNLFSTVFNLADTTERSESEIWQRIGQDLARFTLGRDQSYTQNISFDWRPKLPAWFDWLNLSFNYTAQYLWQNPQPDAIQSLGNTTSATGNLNINAALNLRSLLSKFGSLRRTGGFYHASPLPDVSADSLAQDSAGISLSNLIAGLGSALSLFTNFDQISIRYSHTSNVRNTGVAGGAGFFNFFPFNLLQRADVPPPSLAYQLGLSTDPGRRLQLQPIGNAVLTFPDALTNATTISVQTTWSPLENVRVDLSFQTNWTDNQNRITNSATLALTQDDFSGSQTLSFVSLFRDLNSFVSQIPRDSLGGFTGENAALSRAFQSGFETFSLGRSIGSIFGLNELAISRFPLPNWRVSWTGLENFFLFRDLFSAVALEHSYNSVLNTNFNQPTGNPRQVLNATINEQLSPLIGLSVQWKFGMSTAISYGFSRTLSLLLANNTLDQTTSASLSITMSFQRQGLKIPLEFWPFNGAVLENTLDLSFNLTLADEERQQITFPAGAREPRLNQGVGTVRFNFEPRIGYALSSRVNASFFWRYSRITPKASGGQIFESVRQDIGFNFRIGIGN is encoded by the coding sequence ATGAAGCAATACCTTGTCAGAGATATTGCTTACTGGGTTGTTTGTGCAGTGCGCCGGCTAGTTGGGCGCATACTGCAGGGTGGGTTAGCCGTGCTTGCGTGTGCTTTGCCACTCACCAATGCACTTGCCTTTCACAGCTGTGCAGCGGCGCTGTTGGTGCTTTGGCTACCCAGCCTTTTTGCTTCATCGGAGCGCCACTCTGCGGCGAGCGCCCCAGCTATGCCTCCCAAGACGGCGACCGCGCTACCCATCGATGCTGTCTCTTTGCCCGATACGAATGCGGAGCGGTTGGTGCTTGACACGACTGCTCTGCCCGCCAGCTTGCGCATGCACGTGCCTGATAGCCTTCAGCAAAGTCCGACTTTTGCTTCATCCACCGATTCGCTCTTTGCTCTGCCCTTTGACTCGACGGCGCGCCTTGAGCAATTTCGCTATCAGCGCCGCGACTTGCCCTCACCTTCGCTTTCAGAGCCGTTTGTTTCTCCACTTTTTTTGCCGCAAAGTGCTATCAAGCGCGAGGTTAGTTTGGATTCGTTAGGAGAGACCATCACCATTTCTGAGACGGTCGGGGGCTATCCCGTGAAGCCTGTGCTGCGTGTGCCGTTTGAGCTTTACAAGAAACTGCGCTTTGAAGCAGCGCTCAAACAAAACTTTCGAGAAATTTCGGGACGGCAGTTTAAGCTACAATCTCAAGATGCATTCTCCGAAGTCATTGGCAAAATCACCAAGCTGCAGATTTTAGTGCCTGGTGGCGAAAGTTCCTTTTTTGCCACGCTCTTCGGTCCTCCGACGGTGAGTTTGCAGGTTGCAGGCAATATCGACATTCGTGCTGGCGTAGAGCTTGAAGATAGCAAAGACCCTCAGCGCCTGGCGATTGGCGCAGGACGACGCGCCGACCCACGCTTTGACCAGCAAGTGCAGATGAACCTCTCTGGAATGATTGGCGACAAGCTTAACATCGCCGCCGACTGGAATACGCAGCGTCCGTTTGAGTTTGAAAACCAGCTAAAGTTAGGCTATCGTGGTTACGAAGATGACATTGTGCAATCCATTGAAGCAGGGAACGTCGCCCTTACACTTCCAACTTCGCTAATTGGCAGCAGCCAGGCCCTGTTTGGCATTAAAGCTAAGGCACAACTGGCAGGGCTTGGGCTAACGGCTGTCGCATCACAGCAACGTGGGCGCTCCGATGCCCTCAGCATCACTGGTGGCGCACAAGAAACCACTATTAATTTGCAAGCGTGGGAGTATGACGCCTTGCGACACTTTTTCATCAGTAACTTCTATGCCACAAATTGGGACCGTGCATTCTCGACGCAACTTCCACAAATCAATGTGCCACAAGATGCTGAGGGTCGCCAGCTGGGTCGCGTAGAGGTTTGGCGACTTCCCGAGCAAGGTGCACAGCAATTTCCAGAACGGCGCACAGCTGTTGCCCTCTTTAACTACGGCGACGAACCCTACGACCCACGCAAACTTGACGATGGCGTCGGTTTTGCCTTTCCACGACCACGCTTTTACGACGTGCCTGAATCGCAAAGCAATGCGGTGCTCGAGCGCTTCCGCAACGCCGATACGCTGGAGACCATTCCGCTTTCGCAAGGTGTGGTCGGCGATTTTGTCTTGCTTAAAGAAAATGAAGACTACACAATTGACCGCCGACTGGGATACATTACGTTTCGCAGTCCTGTCAATGATGGTGATGCAATTGCAGTAGCATATCAATTTACGCGTCAAGGGGCACCGCCCATTCAAATAGGCGATTTTTCTAACGACCCGCCTCGTCGCCGACTGATCTTAAAGCTCATCAAGCCCGCTCAGCTTACCAGCAGCAATCCCGGCGCATGGCTACTGATGCTTAAAAACATTTACAGCCTTCGTGCACAAAACCTTTCGCCTGAAAATTTTAGCCTGAAAATTCTTTACTCTGTGCCTGGCAATATCCCACCTGAGCAAGAAAATTTGCCTGTGCCGGGCAGCGGTTTTCTTATCTCGCTTCTGGGACTGGACCGCTTTAACCCTAACAATTTACCACAATCTGACCAACTTTTTGACTTTATTCCGGGTCTTACAATTGACCCGCAGCGCGGGCTGATTATTTTCCCGTATTTGCGTCCGTTCGAGAAGCAAATTCGCGAGGAACTTCGTCGGCTTGGGCGCATTGATGCAGCAGGGAATTTCATCAATCCTGCCGACAGCAACTTCATTTACCGTGAAATTTACTTTGAGCAGCAGCGCCCCACAGCAAGTGATGCAGGCACAAAGAACCGCTACATTATTCGTGCAAAGTTTAGCGGCGGCATTCAAAATCCTTTGCAGATTGGCTTCAATGTAGCGCAGGGCAGCGTGCGTGTCTCAAGTAACGGTCGTCCGCTCACTGAAGGCGCAGACTACACAGTTGACTACCAACTGGGGCAAGTGCAAATCCTGCGTCCTGAATTGCTTTCGCCAGGCGCTAACCTGCGCATTGACTATGAGCGCAACGATATCATCTTGCTGGCTGCGCGTACTATTTTGGGCACGCGAGCCGAGTATGTCCTTAGCGACAACTTCAAGCTGGGCGGCACGTTTTTGCAGTATGCGGAGCGTCCACTTGCCGACAAAGTTCGCGTGGGCGATGAGCCGATTTTCAATCGCATCTACGGCTTTGATGTGCAGCTCAAGTCCGAGATGCCTTGGCTGACGAAACTTATTGACGATTTGCCACTCCTTAGCACGCGTGAGCCATCGGAACTTACGCTCAATGCAGAGTTTGCGCAGGTCTTGCCCGGCACACCGTCCGAACTGCAAACCCCGCTTGACCCTGATGGCGTGAGCTTCATTGACGATTTTGAAGGTTCACGGCAAAACTTAACATTAGGCCTAGAGAGCAATCTCTGGACGCTGGCTTCGCCACCTGCTGAAGTGGAGAATCCCTCACTGCTCCAAGATTCGCTTCGGAACGGTCAGCGTGCATATCTCTCGTGGTATCGCTTGCCGCAAGGCGATCCGCGCAATGTGCCTACAGCGGTCATTTTCCCCAACCGACGCGCCGCACGTGAGGAAATTCAACAGCGACCATTTTACTTGGAGTATTTTCCACGCCAGCGTGGGCAGTATAACTTTTCGCTTGATTTTCTGCGTCAAGCCCAAACCCGCCGTCCCGATGGGGCTTGGGCTGGCATTATGCGTGCCTTTCCGCAATTTGTGCGCAATGTTCAAGACGCAAATGTTGAGTTCATTGAGTTTTGGTTCAACTATGAACCTCTGGTTACAGGTGCTGGCAATGATGTCGGCACCCTGCACTTGGACTTAGGCGTCATCAGCGAAGATGTTATTCCCAACGCTCGCCTCAACACTGAAGACGGTATGCCCATCTCTTCTGACCCCAACGGTCAGAACAACAATCCGAATGATATTGGCACAGATAGCTATGGGCGGTTTCTTATCAACACAAGCCCTGCACGTGTCAATGGCGTCATCAACACCGGCGACTTGGGCACCGAAGATGTTGGCTTAGATGGCATTCCAGATGAATTGGAGCGGCAATTTCACCGCGCCTTTATCGAGGGCGCCAGAGACATCTTAGGCGCAAACAGTCCAGCTTTTCAACGTTTGCAAGCCGACCCTGCTTCTGACAACTTTTTCGGCGCCGACATTCGTGTGCTTGACCGTGTCGCAAACCCCGAAGGCAACAGCAGTGGACAGGGTGCGCTGGTTGGCGCAAAAATTTTGCCTGACACTGAAGACCTCAACGGCAATCAAACTACTGACCGACAGAATAGTTTTTATCGCTACAGCATTCCGATTAACCCCGCAGAATTGCGTCAAGGGCGCGGTCAATTCATTGTCGGTGGTGGTGAGCGCAATGGCGGTTGGGTGCAATTTCGCATTCCGCTGAATGGCTTTACCAAAAAGGTCGGAGCGATTGCAGACTTTCGCAACATTGCGTTTGCACGCGTGTGGGTTGACGGGTTCAGTCAGCCTGCGCGTCTGGGCTTTGCCACCTTTGATTTTGTCGGTTCGCAGTGGCGCCGATTAGACTCGCTTTCTGCGGTTGCTTCAATTAATGTGGAAGAGAACAGCACGGTCTATGCTATTCCGCCCGGCGCACAGCGCGCCCGTAATCTCCAGCGCCCTGACCAAAACATCTTAGCCAATGAGCAGTCACTGGTCATTATCGGGCGCAACATTCGTCGCAATGAGCTACGTGGCGCATTTCGCAATTTTGCCTTAGGCGGACAAGGCAGCGGCTTTAACTTGAACCCATACCGCCGGCTGCGTGCGTTTTTGCATGCTGACGCGCGCGGCATTCAATACAACCCTAATGACCCGCTCGACCCCAACAACACTCAGGCGGTCATTCGCTTCGGTGATGACGTGGAGCAGAACTACTACGAGTATCGAATTCCAATAAAGCCTTCACCGCCTGTACTGGTGCCCGAGCTTAACTCACCCGACTATGAGCGCGTGGCGCGCCTTGTCTGGCCTCAGGAAAATGAACTGGATATTGACCTGCAAGCTTTGGCTGCGCTCAAGCTGCGGCAGCGCGATACGCTTCGGCAGATCACAGAGCGCTTGCCAAATGGTCATGAAATTGTCATTCAAGGCAATCCAACGTTGGGGAATGTGCGCTTTTTCCTCGTTGGCATTCGGAATCCTTCGTCACACACGATTGACTCTGCTACTATTTGGATTAATGAGCTGCGCGTTTCAGGCTACAACCAAGATGCAGGCTGGGCTATCCGAGCCAATGCAACGTTGAAACTTGCCGACGTGGCTTCGCTGAGTGCTGCTTTCTCACGCCGCACAGCCGATTTTCACCCGATTGATGTGCGGCTCAATCAACTGGCTGCGCAAAACAGTACATTTGATTGGGCATTGAGTGGCACGCTGAATTTGCACAAAGCGCTTCCTGCCGAAGCAGGGTGGTCGTTGCCTGTGTCATTTTCTCGCTCAGAACAATTTTCTGAGCCAAAGTTTCAGCCCGGACAGTTTGATATTCAGCTTCAAGCTGCAATTGACCGTGCGGTGGCAGATACGCTTGCAAAAGGCGCTACGCAAGAGCAAGCTGCAGCGTTTGGCGAAGAGCTGCGTCGGCGCGCTCAAGCCTTCACTACCAGTGCACAGTTTAGCCTTCCACGCATTCAGAAAAGTCGGCCTTCTGACTTTTGGCTCGCACGCCTCACCATTGACCGCCTTGCCTTTGGCTATAACTCTACCTACACGAACTCCCGCTCGCCAGTGCAAGACTTCAACACCACTTGGTCGTGGTCTGCCAACTTGGAGTATAGTTTGCCAATTTCTGCTGAGGGCAATTTCTACATTGAGCCGTTGCGCTTTCTGGAAAAAGTGCCGCTTCTGGATACTTACAAGGACTGGCGGTTTTACTACTTACCGCAAAGCATCACAATGTCGCTATCGCTGCAGCGCTCGCGCTCACAATTTCAAAATCGTGGGCAATTGCCTTCTATTCCCAACACCATTTTCATTGCTACGCGCACACTTGGCATTGACTACAGCAAAATCACAGAAACGTTTGGTATGCGATACGCTTCCAGTATAGGCTCTAACCTCTTTAGCACCGTCTTCAACCTTGCGGATACCACAGAGCGCAGCGAGTCAGAAATCTGGCAACGCATCGGACAAGATCTGGCTCGCTTCACGCTGGGGCGCGACCAGAGTTACACACAGAACATTTCCTTCGATTGGCGACCAAAACTGCCTGCTTGGTTTGACTGGCTCAATCTTTCTTTTAACTACACGGCGCAATACCTCTGGCAAAATCCGCAGCCCGATGCGATTCAATCGCTGGGCAACACCACGTCCGCAACGGGCAACCTCAATATCAATGCCGCCTTGAACCTACGCAGCCTTCTTTCAAAGTTTGGCAGCTTGCGGCGCACAGGAGGGTTTTATCACGCTTCACCCTTGCCCGATGTGTCAGCAGATTCTTTGGCGCAAGATTCGGCAGGAATTTCGCTGAGCAACTTGATAGCAGGCTTAGGTAGCGCACTGAGTCTTTTTACCAACTTCGACCAAATTTCAATTCGCTACTCACACACCAGCAATGTGCGCAACACAGGTGTAGCGGGCGGCGCTGGCTTTTTCAATTTCTTTCCATTCAATCTTTTGCAGCGTGCCGATGTCCCTCCCCCTTCATTAGCCTACCAGCTCGGGCTAAGCACAGACCCCGGCAGGCGCCTGCAGCTTCAACCGATTGGCAACGCCGTGCTCACGTTCCCTGATGCCCTTACGAATGCCACCACTATCTCTGTTCAAACGACGTGGAGTCCACTTGAAAATGTCCGCGTGGATTTGTCGTTCCAAACTAACTGGACGGATAACCAGAACCGCATTACGAACAGTGCAACGCTTGCGCTCACGCAGGATGATTTTTCTGGCTCGCAAACCCTTTCGTTCGTCTCGCTTTTTCGTGACCTTAACAGCTTCGTCAGTCAAATTCCTCGCGATTCTTTGGGTGGGTTCACTGGCGAGAATGCGGCTCTATCCAGAGCCTTCCAAAGTGGCTTTGAAACCTTCTCTCTCGGACGCAGCATAGGCAGCATTTTTGGGCTCAATGAGCTTGCCATCTCTCGCTTTCCTTTGCCAAACTGGCGCGTGAGCTGGACAGGGCTTGAAAACTTCTTTCTCTTCAGAGACCTCTTTTCAGCCGTTGCGTTGGAGCATAGCTACAACTCAGTGCTCAACACCAACTTTAATCAACCGACTGGCAACCCGCGTCAGGTGCTCAATGCTACGATTAATGAGCAACTTTCGCCTTTGATTGGGCTAAGTGTGCAGTGGAAGTTTGGAATGTCAACTGCGATTTCCTACGGGTTTTCGCGCACGCTGAGCTTGCTTTTGGCTAACAACACGCTCGACCAAACCACCAGTGCCTCACTCTCTATCACGATGAGTTTTCAGCGTCAGGGTCTAAAAATTCCGCTGGAATTCTGGCCTTTTAATGGCGCAGTGCTGGAAAATACACTTGACCTTAGTTTTAATCTCACGCTCGCCGATGAAGAGCGTCAGCAAATTACATTCCCTGCTGGCGCACGTGAGCCAAGGCTTAACCAAGGTGTGGGCACAGTGCGCTTTAACTTTGAGCCACGCATTGGCTACGCCCTTAGCTCGCGTGTCAATGCCAGCTTTTTCTGGCGATATTCTCGCATCACACCCAAAGCCAGCGGCGGACAAATTTTTGAATCTGTCCGACAAGATATTGGCTTTAACTTCCGCATTGGCATTGGTAATTAA
- a CDS encoding MFS transporter: protein MALTQADTLHSSADDPREVFGWAMYDWANSAFSATVVTVFLGPYLTSVAKAAADSDGFLYLLGIPLKYDSFFAYCTAVSVILQVLVLPVLGAIADYSHRRKFFLQLFCAVGAIATMLLFFLRTGLHWLGAGLYIVANFAFGASIVFYNAYLPDIASPAQRDQVSAYGWGLGYLGGGVLLLLNLLLFTFRDALGLSTDWAVRLSLASAGLWWLAFAQLSFVRLRSRYAQVALPSGETYLSIALRQLRQMLRKVRSLPDTLTFLMAYLFYNDGVQTVIALASVFGAEELKLDTSTLIQVILMVQFVAFLGALAFGRLARWIGAKAAIVLTLIVWSLVTVYAYQFLHTATQFWLMAVVVALVMGGSQALSRSLFSQMIPKGQEAEFFAFYEISERGTSWIGFVLFGLANQLAGSLRVGILSLIALFSIGLLILLFVNVSRGAQRANPAPIQVG, encoded by the coding sequence ATGGCTCTCACTCAAGCCGATACCTTACACTCGTCAGCCGATGACCCACGAGAGGTCTTTGGCTGGGCAATGTATGACTGGGCAAATAGCGCATTTAGCGCAACAGTCGTTACCGTTTTTCTTGGACCGTATCTGACCAGTGTCGCCAAAGCTGCTGCGGACTCGGATGGTTTCCTCTACCTACTTGGCATTCCACTTAAATACGATTCCTTTTTTGCATACTGCACAGCGGTTTCTGTTATCTTGCAAGTGCTTGTGCTCCCTGTGTTAGGTGCAATTGCTGATTACTCGCACCGGCGGAAGTTTTTTTTGCAGCTCTTCTGTGCAGTTGGTGCTATTGCGACGATGCTGCTTTTTTTCCTCCGCACAGGGCTTCACTGGCTTGGCGCAGGACTTTACATCGTGGCCAATTTTGCTTTTGGCGCAAGCATTGTGTTTTACAACGCTTACCTGCCTGACATTGCCAGTCCTGCTCAGCGCGACCAAGTCTCTGCCTACGGATGGGGTCTTGGTTATTTGGGCGGTGGTGTGCTTTTGCTGCTCAACTTGCTGCTTTTCACATTCCGAGATGCACTGGGACTTTCTACGGATTGGGCAGTTCGCTTATCACTTGCTTCTGCTGGTCTCTGGTGGCTAGCATTTGCGCAACTTTCATTTGTGCGTCTCCGCTCTCGCTACGCTCAGGTTGCTTTGCCCAGCGGCGAGACCTACCTAAGTATTGCACTGCGGCAACTTCGCCAGATGCTGCGCAAAGTGCGCTCCTTGCCCGACACGCTCACCTTTCTCATGGCCTATCTTTTCTACAACGATGGCGTGCAAACCGTCATTGCGCTGGCATCGGTATTCGGTGCAGAGGAACTGAAGCTCGACACATCTACCCTCATACAGGTAATCTTGATGGTGCAATTTGTGGCGTTCTTAGGCGCTTTGGCATTTGGTCGCTTGGCACGCTGGATTGGCGCAAAGGCTGCAATTGTCCTCACACTCATCGTGTGGAGTTTGGTTACTGTGTATGCATACCAATTTTTACATACCGCCACGCAGTTCTGGCTGATGGCCGTTGTCGTCGCACTGGTGATGGGGGGCTCACAAGCCCTCAGTCGTAGCCTTTTTTCGCAGATGATTCCAAAAGGACAGGAGGCGGAGTTTTTCGCCTTCTACGAAATTTCAGAGCGCGGCACCTCTTGGATTGGCTTTGTGCTTTTTGGGCTTGCTAACCAGCTTGCAGGCAGCTTGCGTGTCGGTATTCTTTCGCTCATTGCACTGTTCAGCATCGGCCTTTTGATACTGCTGTTCGTAAATGTGTCGCGTGGCGCTCAGCGTGCCAACCCTGCACCCATCCAAGTTGGCTGA
- the xerD gene encoding site-specific tyrosine recombinase XerD, giving the protein MASLPLPSPFAEHLRDFLHYLRLERNLSPNTKAAYQHDLSRYLTFVAERCASLQDVSLKDLRDFVALLSELGLETTSIARNISAIRSLHRFLVSEKVLSENVAEELTPPKATRYLPTVLTQEEVFRLLEAPLQRNPAVHPMPKYPVRDKAILELMYACGLRVSETAALRQQHLYFEMGFIRVFGKGAKERLVPVGRSAIEWVEKYRTTCRIKLVNRLSQDALFLNHRGRALTRMTIYNIVRENAAVAGITKPISPHTLRHSFATHLLEGGADLRAVQEMLGHKSIKATQIYTHLDRAFLKEVHKTFHPRG; this is encoded by the coding sequence ATGGCTAGTCTACCGCTGCCATCGCCGTTTGCTGAACACTTGCGAGATTTTTTGCACTACCTCAGGTTGGAGCGAAATCTTTCACCGAACACGAAGGCCGCTTATCAGCACGACCTTTCACGCTATCTTACTTTCGTGGCAGAGCGCTGCGCCTCATTGCAAGACGTGTCACTAAAAGACCTGCGCGATTTTGTGGCGCTGCTAAGTGAATTGGGCTTGGAGACCACTTCAATTGCACGCAACATTTCAGCGATTCGTAGCCTGCATCGATTTTTGGTATCTGAGAAAGTGTTGTCGGAAAATGTGGCTGAAGAGCTTACGCCGCCCAAAGCAACGCGTTACTTGCCAACGGTTCTCACGCAAGAAGAAGTGTTTCGCTTGCTGGAAGCGCCCCTGCAGCGTAATCCTGCGGTGCACCCTATGCCAAAATATCCTGTGCGCGACAAAGCTATCTTGGAGCTAATGTATGCATGTGGATTGCGCGTCAGTGAAACCGCTGCACTGAGGCAGCAGCATCTCTACTTCGAGATGGGCTTTATTCGCGTCTTCGGCAAAGGGGCAAAAGAGCGGCTTGTGCCTGTCGGTCGCTCAGCAATAGAGTGGGTAGAAAAGTATCGCACCACGTGCCGCATTAAGTTGGTAAATAGGTTGTCTCAGGACGCACTGTTTCTCAATCATCGTGGGCGAGCACTGACACGGATGACGATTTACAATATTGTGCGGGAAAATGCAGCCGTCGCAGGGATTACAAAACCGATTTCACCGCATACCTTGCGCCACAGCTTTGCAACACACCTGCTCGAGGGCGGGGCAGATTTACGCGCCGTGCAAGAAATGCTTGGGCATAAAAGCATTAAAGCCACACAAATTTACACACATCTTGATCGTGCATTTTTGAAAGAAGTTCACAAGACCTTTCACCCAAGAGGCTAA
- a CDS encoding 2Fe-2S iron-sulfur cluster-binding protein, which yields MLRLFAGSQSRNATHESDTVEVVVDGRSGKVLYGTSLLFGAWSAGVMLTSACYGHALCAGCLVAVESGNENLSSMKKTEREAIRAHGYPERDEHGHILRLACQTRVFGKVVVHSYPPRGNSVV from the coding sequence ATGCTCAGACTATTTGCAGGCTCGCAGTCGCGTAATGCGACGCACGAGTCCGATACCGTAGAGGTCGTCGTTGATGGTCGCTCAGGGAAAGTGCTCTATGGCACCTCACTTTTGTTTGGCGCTTGGTCTGCTGGTGTGATGCTTACTTCTGCTTGCTATGGGCATGCGCTTTGTGCAGGGTGCCTGGTTGCAGTCGAGAGCGGCAACGAAAATCTCTCATCAATGAAAAAGACAGAGCGAGAGGCTATTCGAGCACATGGCTATCCTGAACGCGATGAGCATGGGCATATTCTGCGGCTGGCTTGCCAGACACGTGTATTTGGCAAGGTGGTCGTGCATTCGTATCCGCCCAGAGGCAATAGCGTAGTGTAG